The genomic stretch GGAATGGCCTCTTCTTGTTGCTTTTCGCCATGAGAGCGTTCGTGCTCGCTCTCCTGTCTATCATTGCCCTCCCGCTTGTCACGCAACTCGGTACGCGCGTTTTCCTCGTTTGCGGTCACTGTCTGTTCTGTACGCGCTGTACGACCTGCTAAAGATTCTGAGTTCATCGCGTTTGCCAAAGTGGTTTGATGTTGTTGATTTTGCATGAGCCTGCTGTGTTCGACCGTTCTTGGCACCGCAATTTGCAATTCCACCGCTTTGAGTGACATGACCGCACCTCCAGGCTCAGTATACGACGTTTGTAGTCAGTTCTCCGTCAGTGATTCCGAAAACGACAGGCCCTGTACGCGTATCGCGCATATACGCCACTTGCGTCCCGAGCGTCAATTTCACACCGCCGTACAAGACATCTAGACAATATACTTTTGCCCGCTTCGTATCGAGCAAGATCGCTTCGATTTCCGAACGGCGATACATCAGTTCCTCTTCTTCACGCAAATAATGCTGATAGGTCGCCGAAAGATTCTGGCGCAGTGCAGCTTTATCGGGTGGCAACTGATTGCCAATTCCCGCCATGTTATCGAGTAAGGTGAGCGCTTTCTTCGACTTGTCCATGTTCTGATGTAAATCTTTCATTCGCTGATGCAGCCCTTGCATCTCAGTGCGCAACTGTGGATGTACGCCTACTTCCACTTCGGTCGGCGTTGCCATTGGCGAGCCGAGCGTGCGTGTGCGCACTTCTTCACCGGCACGTACCAGACCGCCGACAATCACCGCTTTCTGCGCTTGCATATTAATGCTGCGCCCAGCCGAGATCGTGCAGTGCATGATCGAATCTCGCACGATCACATCGACACCTGCTTCGACAATCGCGCCTTGCATAAATCGTGCACGAACGGAGCCACCCGCTTTGATCATGCCCTTGCCTCGCGCTTGCACACCACCGCGGATGATGATATCGCCGCCCGCTTCCAGCACTGCGCTTTCCACGTTGCCGGCCACTTCGATATCCCCGGCCGCAACAATTCGAAAGCCAGGCAGAACATTGCCGCGAATGCGTACAGTTCCAAGGAAGTCGATATTGCCTACCGAAAAGTCGATGTCGCTGTTCACTTCGAAGACGTCAAAGACATGAATTTTCACATCGCGCGGAGTGTAAGAAACATGACCGTCCTTGTCCGCAATCAATTCCAGTCCGTTTTCGCTGATCACCGTATTTTTCCCGTGCGGAAGTCGATAGTCACGTCCAGGCTTGGCCATGATTGGCGCACCATTGACCCCAACCCCTTGAACACCTTCGGTCGGCAGCTTCTTTTTGGCCAAGATCTGTCCTTTGTGGACCGTGCGCACGACACCAAGGTCAAAGAAATCAACACGTCCATCTTCCAGTTCCCGCGGAACGTGCGTAATATCTTCAAGCAGGATTTCGATCACTGCATTTTCACCGTTGATCGGCGCTTTACCGACGGCAACTTTCTGTTTGAAGCCGATATAGCCTCGCGGATTCATGACGATTTGTTGGCAGGAAACCATATCGATGCCAAAGGTGACTCCGTTGTGACGCAAAAACTCCACCAAGCCATTGTACGTTAAGTGTGGGAAATTCTGTTCTTGTAGTAAAGTCTCGCTCAGGGTCAAATATGCCGTCAAAGCACCTTCGACGGTGACTTTTCCGTTTTTGAGCCAAAAGGCGGTCTCATCTTGTCTGTTCTCCATGCTAATCCCCCCACCATCAAAATCCCTTAACTTCTCAACTCTTGCTTCAGACGACTCAACGCTCCGCGGAGCCGATAGATCGCCTTGGTGTGAAGTTGAGAAACGCGAGAACCGGACAGCTCCAAAATCTCCGCGATGTCTTTGAACGAAAATTCCTCATAGTAATGCAGCGTGACAACCAGACGTTCTTTTTCAGGCAACCTCGTTAAAACTTTCATCAACATTTCTTGTACCATCGAACGCTCGATCGAGGTCTCAGGTTGGGCTGCATTTGGGTCGATGATCGTGTCTGCTACCGTGACCTCACTGCCGGCATCGTCACTTTTCAAAATGCCATCCAGTGAGACTAGCGGAGAAACGGACAGCTCATACAAAGTCTGCCGAAATTCGGTAATCGGCATGTTCAGGCGTTGCGCAATTTCCTCATCTTCTGCCGACCGAAGCAATTCATGCTCCACTTGTGCATAAGCCGCCTCGATCTCCTTTGCTTTCGTTCGCAGGGAACGCGGTA from Tumebacillus algifaecis encodes the following:
- a CDS encoding sigma-70 family RNA polymerase sigma factor gives rise to the protein MKQLKHLEQTDLLWTRWQHDQDKQARDALVVAHLPLVQKVVYKMSSTWNAAVNFDDLVSMGTLGLIEAIERFDPMRGYEFVTFATWRIRGAVLDGLRSQDWVPRSLRTKAKEIEAAYAQVEHELLRSAEDEEIAQRLNMPITEFRQTLYELSVSPLVSLDGILKSDDAGSEVTVADTIIDPNAAQPETSIERSMVQEMLMKVLTRLPEKERLVVTLHYYEEFSFKDIAEILELSGSRVSQLHTKAIYRLRGALSRLKQELRS
- a CDS encoding DUF342 domain-containing protein — encoded protein: MENRQDETAFWLKNGKVTVEGALTAYLTLSETLLQEQNFPHLTYNGLVEFLRHNGVTFGIDMVSCQQIVMNPRGYIGFKQKVAVGKAPINGENAVIEILLEDITHVPRELEDGRVDFFDLGVVRTVHKGQILAKKKLPTEGVQGVGVNGAPIMAKPGRDYRLPHGKNTVISENGLELIADKDGHVSYTPRDVKIHVFDVFEVNSDIDFSVGNIDFLGTVRIRGNVLPGFRIVAAGDIEVAGNVESAVLEAGGDIIIRGGVQARGKGMIKAGGSVRARFMQGAIVEAGVDVIVRDSIMHCTISAGRSINMQAQKAVIVGGLVRAGEEVRTRTLGSPMATPTEVEVGVHPQLRTEMQGLHQRMKDLHQNMDKSKKALTLLDNMAGIGNQLPPDKAALRQNLSATYQHYLREEEELMYRRSEIEAILLDTKRAKVYCLDVLYGGVKLTLGTQVAYMRDTRTGPVVFGITDGELTTNVVY